The following proteins are co-located in the Raphanus sativus cultivar WK10039 unplaced genomic scaffold, ASM80110v3 Scaffold0271, whole genome shotgun sequence genome:
- the LOC130501734 gene encoding auxin-responsive protein SAUR21-like produces MALMRSLLGAKKILGAVTSKKATSAAPKGFLAVYVGESQKKRYVVPISYLSQPSFQDLLSKSEEEFGFDHPIGGLTIPCPEDTFINVTSRLQ; encoded by the coding sequence atggcTTTGATGAGAAGTCTACTGGGTGCAAAGAAGATTCTTGGAGCCGTGACAAGCAAAAAGGCAACCTCGGCGGCACCAAAAGGGTTTCTTGCGGTGTATGTAGGAGAGAGTCAGAAGAAGAGATATGTGGTGCCGATCTCATACTTGAGCCAACCTTCCTTTCAAGATCTTCTCAGCAAATCCGAAGAAGAGTTTGGATTCGATCATCCAATTGGTGGCTTAACCATTCCTTGTCCGGAAGATACTTTCATCAACGTGACTTCTCGGTTGCAATGA
- the LOC108846663 gene encoding auxin-responsive protein SAUR21-like has protein sequence MALFRGLLSAKRIIGLSVATTTSKRTVSAPKGFLAVYVGEDHVHKKRYIVPISYLSQPSFQALLSKSEDEFGYDHPMGGLTIPCPEDTFINVTSLLQ, from the coding sequence ATGGCTTTGTTCAGAGGTCTCTTGAGTGCAAAGAGGATTATTGGCCTTTCTGTAGCGACGACTACAAGCAAAAGGACAGTTTCAGCGCCAAAGGGGTTTCTTGCGGTCTACGTTGGTGAAGACCATGTCCATAAAAAGAGATATATCGTGCCAATCTCATATTTGAGCCAGCCTTCTTTTCAAGCTCTTCTCAGTAAATCCGAAGATGAATTTGGATATGATCATCCAATGGGTGGATTAACGATTCCTTGTCCTGAAGATACCTTCATCAACGTGACTTCCCTGCTTCAATAG
- the LOC130501733 gene encoding 5-methyltetrahydropteroyltriglutamate--homocysteine methyltransferase 1 — MASHIVGYPRMGPKRELKFALESFWDKKTTAEDLQKVSADIRSGIWKQMSEAGTKYIPSNTFAHYDQVLDTTAMLGAVPPRYGYTGGEIGLDVYFSMARGNASVPAMEMTKWFDTNYHYIVPELGPEVNFSYASHKAVNEYKEAKALGVDTVPVLVGPVSYLLLSKAAKGVEKSFDLLSLLPKVLAVYKEVITELKAAGATWIQLDEPVLVMDLEGHKLQAFTGAYAELESTLSGLNVLVETYFADIPAEAYKTLTSLKGVTAYGFDLVRGTKTLDLVKAGFPEGKYLFAGVVDGRNIWANDFAASLSTLEALEGVVGKDKLVVSTSCSLLHTAVDLINETKLDDEIKSWMAFAAQKVVEVNALAKALAGHKDEALFSANAAALASRRSSPRVTNEGVQKAAAALKGSDHRRATNVSARLDAQQKKLNLPILPTTTIGSFPQTVELRRVRREYKAKKVSEEDYVKAMKEEIKKVVDLQEELDIDVLVHGEPERNDMVEYFGEQLSGFAFTANGWVQSYGSRCVKPPVIYGDVSRPKAMTVFWSAMAQSMTSRPMKGMLTGPVTILNWSFVRNDQPRHETCYQIALAIKDEVEDLEKGGIGVIQIDEAALREGLPLRKSEHAFYLDWAVHSFRITNCGVQDSTQIHTHMCYSHFNDIIHSIIDMDADVITIENSRSDEKLLSVFREGVKYGAGIGPGVYDIHSPRIPSSEEIADRVNKMLAVLEQNILWVNPDCGLKTRKYTEVKPALKNMVDAAKLIRSQLASAK, encoded by the exons atggcgTCTCACATTGTTGGATATCCTCGTATGGGCCCCAAGAGAGAACTCAAGTTCGCGTTGGAGTCATTCTGGGATAAGAAGACCACTGCTGAGGATCTTCAGAAGGTGTCTGCTGATATCAGGTCTGGTATCTGGAAGCAGATGTCTGAGGCTGGGACTAAGTACATCCCCAGCAACACCTTTGCTCACTACGATCAGGTGCTCGACACCACCGCTATGCTCGGTGCTGTTCCACCCAGATACGGTTACACCGGTGGTGAGATCGGGTTGGATGTTTACTTCTCCATGGCCAGAGGAAATGCCTCTGTTCCCGCCATGGAGATGACCAAGTGGTTTGACACCAACTA CCACTACATCGTTCCTGAGTTGGGCCCTGAGGTTAACTTCTCTTACGCTTCTCACAAGGCCGTGAATGAGTACAAGGAGGCCAAAGCT CTTGGCGTTGACACCGTCCCCGTACTTGTTGGCCCTGTCTCTTACTTGTTGCTTTCCAAGGCTGCAAAGGGTGTAGAGAAGTCATTtgatcttctttctcttctcccCAAAGTTCTCGCTGTCTACAA GGAAGTGATCACCGAGCTTAAGGCAGCTGGTGCCACCTGGATTCAGCTTGATGAGCCTGTCCTTGTCATGGATCTTGAGGGCCACAAACTCCAGGCCTTTACTGGAGCCTATGCTGAACTTGAATCAACTCTATCTGGTTTGAATGTTCTTGTGGAGACATACTTCGCTGATATCCCTGCTGAAGCATACAAGACCCTTACTTCCTTGAAGGGTGTGACTGCCTATGGATTTGATTTGGTTCGTGGCACAAAGACTCTTGATTTGGTCAAGGCCGGTTTCCCTGAGGGAAAGTACCTCTTCGCTGGTGTTGTTGATGGAAGGAACATCTGGGCCAATGACTTTGCTGCGTCTCTTAGCACCTTGGAAGCACTTGAGGGTGTTGTTGGAAAGG ATAAGCTTGTGGTCTCAACCTCCTGCTCTCTTCTCCACACCGCTGTCGATCTTATCAACGAGACTAAGCTTGACGATGAAATCAAGTCATGGATGGCCTTTGCTGCCCAGAAGGTCGTTGAAGTGAACGCATTGGCTAAGGCTTTGGCTGGTCACAAGGATGAG GCTCTTTTCTCTGCCAACGCTGCTGCTTTGGCTTCAAGGAGATCTTCCCCAAGAGTCACCAACGAGGGTGTGCAGAAGGCT GCTGCTGCTTTGAAGGGCTCTGACCACCGTCGTGCAACCAATGTTAGTGCTAGACTAGATGCTCAGCAGAAGAAGCTCAACCTCCCAATCCTTCCAACCACCACCATTGGGTCCTTCCCACAGACCGTAGAGCTCAGGAGAGTTCGCAGAGAGTACAAGGCAAAGAA GGTGTCTGAGGAGGACTACGTTAAGGCCATGAAGGAAGAGATCAAGAAAGTTGTTGACCTCCAAGAGGAACTTGACATCGATGTTCTTGTCCACGGAGAGCCAGAG AGAAACGACATGGTTGAGTACTTTGGTGAGCAATTGTCTGGATTCGCCTTCACTGCCAATGGATGGGTCCAATCTTACGGATCTCGCTGTGTGAAACCACCAGTTATCTACGGTGATGTGAGCCGTCCCAAGGCAATGACTGTTTTCTGGTCCGCAATGGCTCAGAGCATGACCTCTCGCCCAATGAAGGGTATGCTTACCGGCCCTGTCACCATTCTCAACTGGTCCTTTGTCAGGAACGACCAGCCCAG GCACGAAACCTGTTACCAGATTGCTTTGGCCATCAAGGACGAAGtcgaggaccttgagaaaggTGGAATCGGTGTCATTCAGATCGATGAGGCTGCACTCAGAGAAGGACTACCACTCAGGAAATCCGAGCACGCTTTCTACTTGGACTGGGCTGTTCACTCCTTCAGAATCACCAACTGTGGCGTCCAAGACAGTACCCAGATCCACACTCACATGTGCTACTCCCACTTCAACGACATCATACACTCCATCATCGACATGGACGCTGATGTCATCACCATCGAGAACTCCCGATCTGATGAGAAGCTTCTCTCCGTGTTCCGTGAGGGAGTGAAGTACGGTGCCGGTATTGGTCCAGGTGTCTATGACATCCACTCTCCAAGAATACCATCTTCTGAGGAAATCGCGGACAGAGTCAACAAGATGCTTGCTGTTCTTGAGCAGAACATCCTCTGGGTTAACCCTGACTGTGGTCTCAAGACCCGTAAGTACACAGAGGTCAAGCCTGCTTTGAAGAACATGGTTGATGCGGCTAAACTCATCCGCTCCCAGCTCGCCAGTGCCAAGTGA
- the LOC108846346 gene encoding auxin-responsive protein SAUR21, producing the protein MAFVRNLLGAKKILGATTSKRATLAAPKGFLMVYVGESQKKRYVVPISYLSQPYFQALLSKSEEEFGFDHPMGGLTIPCPEDTFINVTSQLK; encoded by the coding sequence ATGGCTTTCGTAAGAAATCTATTGGGTGCAAAGAAGATTCTTGGAGCAACAACAAGCAAAAGGGCAACCTTGGCGGCACCAAAGGGGTTTCTAATGGTGTACGTAGGAGAGAGCCAGAAGAAGAGATATGTGGTGCCAATCTCATACTTGAGCCAGCCTTACTTTCAAGCTCTTTTGAGCAAATCTGAAGAAGAATTTGGGTTCGATCATCCAATGGGTGGCTTAACGATCCCTTGTCCTGAAGATACTTTCATCAATGTTACTTCTCAGCTTAAGTGA
- the LOC108846352 gene encoding auxin-responsive protein SAUR21, which produces MALMRSLLGAKKILGNATSKQAAAAAPKGYLAVYVGQSQRKRYVVPISYLSQPSFQALLSKSEEEFGFHHPMGGLTIPCPEDTFINVTAQLQ; this is translated from the coding sequence atggcTTTGATGAGAAGTCTATTGGGTGCAAAGAAGATTCTTGGAAACGCAACAAGCAAACAGGCAGCCGCCGCTGCGCCAAAAGGGTACCTTGCGGTGTACGTAGGACAGAGCCAGAGGAAGAGATATGTGGTGCCGATCTCGTACTTGAGCCAACCTTCTTTTCAAGCTCTTCTAAGCAAATCTGAAGAAGAATTTGGGTTCCATCATCCAATGGGTGGCTTGACAATCCCTTGTCCTGAAGATACTTTCATCAACGTGACGGCTCAGCTTCAATGA